The window CCGTTATGGTTTTGGAATAGTGCTGAATGGTGTTCGTTCACTCAGGCTAGCGCAAAGGCACAACGGCCGTTATTGAAAAGGGCTCTCAGGGAGATTAGAATCGGGAGGTCAGATTTGACTGTCTCAACTGAAGAGGCTCAAAAACTTGAACTCAGACGCTACCTTTCATCAAATATGATCTCTATACGAAACGACTTACAGAGTGGTGCGATAAGAACAGATGAGTCAAAGTTTGGGTTCCGGTTAAAAGCTATTCTGAATGATTTAGATGTTAAGAAAACCGTCTTTACAACATATAATATCCAGAATATTTGCGATAAAATCAAGACGGCCTTGACTGCTACCTACAAAGAGTTCACTGAAAAGCCCACAAACAAATTAGTAGAATACTATCGTGCTTTTACTGAAGAACAAGTCAATGATATATTAAATGCGTTGAACAATGTTTTTCAAGACCTTGGAGGAATTGTTTATCAAGAAGGCCCTGATGAAGATATTCCTATTTCTTTCTCTGGTGCTGAGTTTTCAGATCATCTTCAGAGTTTGGCTGAACAAGAGAATGTGAGCCAGTTCCTTGACTTTTTGATAATGCGGATTCGAACAATGCTTGCCGATACTCTTATGAAGAAAATCATCGGAGATGAAATTAACATTACCCTTGATAAATGGCTGGAAGATTATATTGGGAAAAATAAAGCAGAGAATGGTTGTGTTACCGTCATTGATCTTTCTCTGGTTCCCACAGAAATTATACATATTACAATTGCAGTAATTGCTCGTATAACATTCGAAGCCTTGCAACGGTATCGAAAGCTTGAAAACAATCCTTTGCCTACGGTAATGGTTATGGAGGAAGCTCACACATTTATTAAACGATACAAGGAAGATGTTGAAAATCAGAACACTGCTGCTATTTGTTGTCAAGTATTTGAGAAAATAGCGATGGAAGGGCGCAAATTTGGGTTAGGTTTAGTCCTATCTTCGCAACGTCCATCAGAACTTTCTTCAACAGTTCTCTCACAGTGTAATAGTTTTCTCTTGCATCGCATTAGTAACGATCGTGATCAAGAATTGATAAATAAATTAGTGCCAGATAACCTTCGCGGATTGTTACGTGAGTTACCTTCTTTGCCCTCTCAAAATGCAATCTTATTGGGTTGGGCATCTGAACTCCCTGTCATGGTTAAGATGAATGATCTTTCCGACGAAGAAAGACCGCACTCAGATGACCCTGATTTTTGGGATGTTTGGACTGGAGAGAATATCGAGGGAGAAAAAGTGGTTCGTGAAGTTAATTGGAAAAAGATTGCTGATGAATGGCAATGTAAGGATGCATCTACAATCGCAAAGAGTGACAAAGTGGAGGATTTGGAACAAAACACAGAGGGAATGGATGATGTACCGTTTTGAAAATTTCAAGACTATGATAAAGAGCCAGAATTGTAGTGCTTGACATTATCTTCTTTAATCCTGACAATCTGCGGTCATCTGCGTCCTATAAAGAGAAAGATAAGGAAGGTATAGATGCTATACTTATATCTTGATGAAAGTGGAGATTTAGGGTTTGATTTCGTGAATAAGAGACCATCAAAGTATTTCACGATAGCCATTCTTGTGGTAAAAGGATATGAAGAAAACCGATTACTGTTAAAGGTAGTAAAGAAAACTTTAAGTCGAAGATAAGGTATGATTCTGTTTATTTGCCATAAAAAAGAGCGTGCCTTGTGGGCTTGTTGCGCTGTGGCTTTTGCCAACCGATGGATGGGAACACCACAGACAACCCACAACGGGCTTACCGCTCAATTAATAATATACTACATTTTGCTTCATTTGTCAAGCACTTTTTTTTTCAAAGTCGAGTTGTCATTTGCATTACATTTTCTATCAAAAGCAGGAGCGATTAACCCATACCTCCAGAAGAAGCAATGCAATTATTAGAGAACAAAGAAACCCAAATGGTTAAATACATGATTGGAGAAACGATATGACCAAAGAACAACTCCATAAACTAATTGCCCAAGGAGAAGGGCAGCGGTTAGAGTTCAAAAAATCTGTTGCTGAATTAGATAGGATTATTCAGACT is drawn from bacterium and contains these coding sequences:
- a CDS encoding ATP-binding protein, coding for MSFTPIEYSSSLRIGTVEFVAPDEIKVSLDLESPDGIAANAGVPRSFPRINNYVIVPSEAGYIVGQIEWIAVERSPFPKRKGFQDYGLVDLPFPLRKMRVNPLGILKVDEDDNFLFRRGVQTFPSIGEPVLMPTDKQLRAIVESGEKRRVKIGTSPLAANADVCIDPDRLFGRHLAVLGNTGSGKSCSVAGLIQWSLDAAKKDERNPNARFIILDPNGEYSRVFKDRGRIFTVNATDNPLQVPLWFWNSAEWCSFTQASAKAQRPLLKRALREIRIGRSDLTVSTEEAQKLELRRYLSSNMISIRNDLQSGAIRTDESKFGFRLKAILNDLDVKKTVFTTYNIQNICDKIKTALTATYKEFTEKPTNKLVEYYRAFTEEQVNDILNALNNVFQDLGGIVYQEGPDEDIPISFSGAEFSDHLQSLAEQENVSQFLDFLIMRIRTMLADTLMKKIIGDEINITLDKWLEDYIGKNKAENGCVTVIDLSLVPTEIIHITIAVIARITFEALQRYRKLENNPLPTVMVMEEAHTFIKRYKEDVENQNTAAICCQVFEKIAMEGRKFGLGLVLSSQRPSELSSTVLSQCNSFLLHRISNDRDQELINKLVPDNLRGLLRELPSLPSQNAILLGWASELPVMVKMNDLSDEERPHSDDPDFWDVWTGENIEGEKVVREVNWKKIADEWQCKDASTIAKSDKVEDLEQNTEGMDDVPF
- a CDS encoding DUF3800 domain-containing protein, with translation MLYLYLDESGDLGFDFVNKRPSKYFTIAILVVKGYEENRLLLKVVKKTLSRR